One Scyliorhinus torazame isolate Kashiwa2021f chromosome 17, sScyTor2.1, whole genome shotgun sequence genomic window, CCTGTTGTTACAATAAGAAGTCACATAGGTAGTGAAAGTTACAGGGTTCATTTGCTGATGAGTTAAAATGGAACCAGACGCATCCCTACATTAATCCTCTCAATTCTCTTTAACAGAGAAAATCCATCTTACCTTTAAACCAGGCTCCGGGTTTGAAAAGTGCTTTCTTTAAGGCCGCATAAAGGTGGAAGTTGAGGCGTTTGTATTCTGCGATATCATCTCGCATCCGAGGCAAAAGCACCAAGTTATAGAATCTCTGTGCCATCCTTGCCTTTAGATTGGCGGAAAAGATCCTGAAGGAGAATTGGGGGCGGAATGAAAGATGTGAAACATTGCATCAGGATTGCAccattattttctttaaaaaaacaaaGATGGTGATATCGGGCTGAAGCAATATCCTGTGGAGGCTCAGTTCCTTTGGATACCAGATGACCAAACTGAGCTAATGATTAAGAATATCACAAGCGACTAGCCCCCAACAGAGCGCAATGGACCCTCCCCCTCGGCAGAGAAAGCAACCCTACAATAAAAGCTTTCCTTCAGTCGTAAATCTAATCAAAGAACTCTGTGGGTGGGGCAGACACGACTTGAACTTAAAAACAAGTACAATacttttatatatatttttaaatttagagtgtccaattcattttttccaattaaggggcaatttagcgtggccaatccaactatcctgcacatctttgcgttgtgggggcaaaacccacacaaacacggggagaatgtgcaaactccacacggacagtgaccctgagccgggatcgaacctgggacctcggcgccgtgaggcagcagggctaaccactgcatcaccgtgctgtgtACAATACTTTTATAATCCTCTCCTAGCAAAGCATAAAGGTTGAACTGCCCACAATTTTTAAGTACACTTCGCAAAACCGAGCAGAAAATAAATAATAACAGAAGTGGCACTTCAACAGGGTACATGAACACTGGTCCCTTACCTTGTTGCCTGATACATGGCTGCTGCTGTCCAAGTCTCTGGTTCAGTGATGTACAAGATCTGCTCCCAGTTTGACAATGCTGGGATAATCTTAAAGGCTTTAGGAAGTTTCCCACTTCTGTACTTGCACAATACCTTTTGGGAAAGCAAGGTGCAAAGTGCACAACCACAGTGAATACAGAGTGATGGGCTCATTTCATTCCTAAAAATTCACACACGCGCCTCCAAAAAGGACACAGATCACCAAACGCAGTTGAGAGTGAAGATTCCGGCCGTGAATGGTTCAATTTAAAAACGTTTTAAAATGGGGCTGCGTCTCAACAAACTGAACGCGGAAATTGATACCGTTACCCAAGATCGCTCACACGACTGCTTACCACATGCAAAGTTTCCTCTCCCAAACTGGGTCATGACAGAGACTTTCCCCAGCACCAGGGAAATAAAGGGCATGGGGAggcaaaaacaatttttaaaagatGCCATCAACTTAAGTATCTGTACAGACGATCAGCTTAGTTGTAGAAATGATGTCAGCACAGCTCTCACCCTGCTCGCCTGCAATTGATGCGTGGGACAAACATGGGGCGAAAGATAAtaatttaatatattttaaaaagcatATTATGCTTAAAAACATGCTTTATATATCTAACCTTCTAGCCTCAAGATTATGGTttcatgaagggttttgataaaGACATTTATAGATTGTCCGGGCAGCAAGATGCATTAGGAATGCACATAATCACAAGatgtgaggcagcacggtggcgcagtgggttagccctgttgcctcgtggcgccgaggtcccaggttcgatcccggctctgggccagtgtccgtgtggagtttgcacattctccccgtgtttgcgtgggtttcacccccacaacccaaagatatgcaaggtaggtagattgaacacgctaaattgacccttaattggaaaaatgaattgggtactcttaaaaaaatttttaattaaaaaaaaaatcacaagatGTAAATTAGTGAAGAGGGAACTTAGTTGAGTGCACATCTCCACCACATGCTGTGCTAACTCAACATTATTACAATTGCACAACTCTTCCTGAAGGCTGTTCCCAGCCTGGTTGGTGCTCTGCAACCACAAAGCTGAAAAAGTAACTCCTTTTACTGAGAGCTTCCGTCTCACTGAGGGAGCTTCAGGCCAATTCAtgtccaacaacctgctctgaaaaaccTCCTCAaattttatgggcggcacggtggctagcactgctgcctcccagcgccagggaccggtgCTCAATTGTGGCCTCGGGTcatagtctgtgcggagtctgcacgttctccccgtgattgcgtgggtttcctccgggtgctccggtttcctccacattccaaagatgtgccgattaggtggattagcccattaggtggattagtcatgataaattgccccttagtgcccaggttaGGTTGGATCggtgggattgtggggatagggcaagagagtggggagctctttcagaggtcggtgcagactcaatgggccgaatggcctccttctgcactgtatggattctatggattttgacagctatgaAAAATTGCACCAGTGTGCAGTGGTGGAGTGACAAAACGTTCAACACAAAGAGATGGGCTTTAAAGGACAGATTCAAGGAGGTGGACAATATTATGGGGAGGAAAATTCCAGGGCACAGGACCCTCctggctataataataataatctttattattgtcacaagtaggcttacattaacactgcaatgaggttactgtgaaaagcccccagtcgccacattccggcgcctgtacgggtacactgagggagaattcacaatgtccaattcacctcgcaagcacgtatttcgggacttgtgggaggaaaccggagcgcccggaggaaactcacgcagacacggagagaactccacacagacagtgacccaagccgggaatcgaacctgggaccctggcgctgtgaagcaacagtgctaaccacagtgctaccgtgtcgcccgaatgggtggggcagggaatttggggaggggatggggaatgcagtTGTAAAGATGGGAGGAAGTAATGTAGATAACACTCTCATATTTCTCCATAACAGAGATAGAACTTAGGTTAAAATCCTCACACCCCAAGAGTTCCCACCCACGGGATTACGGGAGGAATATGTCCTTCCGCATCAAAACGGAGAAACATTAATCAGGTAATCCGAGCAAATCACCTACAATGTTTTTCATGATGTGTTTTTCAGGGGGAGGTGGTGCATGCCTCTGGGGACAGTATCAAGAAAATAATCTTAAATTTGATAGAAATAATAAACATACTTCATTTTAAATATGTCAACAAATCTAGTTTAGAAACGTATTTGTAGTTACACACAAAATCATTTCATTAACGTCACCACATCCTTCATCAATAAAAATGATATTAGAAATGCACAGATACACCAGATTAGGAATGGGACAACAGTCTGACTTCTCCTATCCTGAAATAGAAACTGAGAGTTGACTGACAGGGATGTTGAAAATTCTGAAATGTTTTGAGAGTGTGGATACAGTGAGAAtgttttcctggggggggggggatgaagcgaATGGTATAGACGTGCTCAAGGGGAATAGAGAAAAGCACAAGGGGGAAGGGAATAGATGATTATAATtatagatttagatgagaaaagcaGGGAAGAGGCTCAAGTGGAGCACAAACACCAGTGTGGCCTATGTTTTCTTTCATGCGCATGGCTGGGAAAGCAGCTATATATATCTTGATGTCAAGGTTAGCAATTCATGTAACAGCTTCAGTTGATGCAGTGTGAATAGTTGTAATGGCAGCatgtcggcacagtggttagcactgctgcctcacagcaccagggacccgtgttcaactcCGGCCTTAGGCAAGTCTGCATGTGTAgcgcccacatgacccccaatacatactaccacagcatgttctcccagtgtctgcgtaggattcctccggtttccttccacagtccacaaaatgtgcaggttaggtggattggccatgttaaaattgccccatagtgtccaaggatgtgcaggttaggtggggttacgggggtaggatgggagagtgggcttaggtagggtgtgctttcaaagggtcagtacaaactcaatgggccgaacagcctccttctgcactataaggattctatggatCTTCAGGGACGAGGTTCGGAATGTGGGCGATGCTCTAACTTAAATTACCACCGTCACAATTTAAGTTGTTCCTCTCGTTTCACTTGAGGAGCAAGTGGTCACATCTTCCCCGGCCCATGCTCAGGCAACGGAGGATTGTCCAGAAATTATGTGGAAGCTCGAAACCTGGGACTTCACCACTCGGGTCAGTTGCCAGGTTACAGTTGGTGATGTACCAGAAGGTGTGCTGTTGCAAGAGGAAGCTGCTTTTAGAATGTGGAGTGTGTTCAGTAGGGACTGTGAGGTGCCAAACCAGCTTGTAGGTTGTTTTTGAGGTCTGGTGGCGATGCGAGTGCTTTATTAGCCATCAGCCAGTGTGGTTCTttaggaggatgttttccctgtggACATCAGGGGCTTCAATACGTGCTAGCACAGGAAGCCACTTGAGGTGTGTTGGCCTCATCATCATATTCGATACCCGAGGTGAcatgggggcgcagtggttagcactgctgcctcacggcaccaagtattgtggttcgatcccggccccgggtaactgtccgtgtggtgtttgcacattctccccgtgactgcttgggtctcaccctcaaAACCCAGAGAtgcgctgggtaggtggattggccacgctaaattgccccttaattgggaaaattaaaAAAATCATATTAGATATCCTCTGTAGCCCAACATTATGAAGTATGAAGCAGTCATTCTATCCACTTATTTCACTCTCActccaacgcagcactccctctccTGGCAAGACTGGGTATAGCAAGTTATTATGAATAGCACCTAATTATCCGAATGTGTGCCCTCAAGAATACTCCCACTGCTAAAGCTGTTGCCTTGGTCAAGAAAATATAATAATGCACTATGAACATAGCAGAACTCTTTACCTCACGAACCCCCTTATACACGTCCAGGACTCTGGGGTTGAGCTGAGGCATGGGTCTGCCGGAGAATTCAGACATGACGGTCTCCACTTCCGTCTGCTTCTCTGTGATCTTCTCCATAATGATGTCAGCAAGAGTTCGCCTTCAAGAGCAAAACAAAACAAGGTTAACTGACCAATGCACACGTGCAGTGAAAACCAGTTTACATCCAACTAATGTTTGGGCTCAAAATAGGAAGTTAATAATTAATTGACAATATCTTCCAACTTACAAGTAGTGACAGTATAAGGATCATGGCATTGAAGGCCTCAAGAACATTGTCATTAAAGATAACTAACACTTCACTCAAAACAGTTCCATGGATGAATTTGTCTCCCAATGTGATCATGAGTCATAGAGGGGCAAAGAAGCCCAAATCCTACTCCTGCTCTGCTGAGTTTTGCAATCTGCAAAGACTGCAGtgggcagaaggagaccactcggcccatcgagtctgcactgtccctccaaaagagcaccccacccagggccACTCCGCTGCCCTAATCCCATagacccacataacctgcacatttctggacactaaggggcaatttatgatggccaatccacctaacctgcacatctttcgacagtgggggggaacccggaggaaaccatgcagtcacagggagaaagtgcaaactccacacagagagtcacccaaggccagaatcaaccccaggtccctggcgctgtgaggcagcaatgctaaccatcatGACGCCCATTGGGTATTTGACTTAGCTTCGGTATTTAGGGAGAGCAGGTGGACTGAGCAGATCCAGAAAATACAGAAAGCGACTTGCTAGCAGCCGCTCTGGAGCGTTACACAGCATTCCCGGCAAGAAACTGCACACACACCAGATGACAAAATAACAAAGCTCAGATGTGATATTCATCCTATTCCACCCACAGACAAATGGTCTGCTGATAATCACGGTCTGACTTGCATCCGAAAGACAGGATTTATGGAGGGAGGGGATGAATGGTAATATAATGGGAATGGGGTGGATGGGAGCAGTGGATGAGATGATGGAATTGGTCAAGTGCACCAATTTGACCACAAATTTTTCACAATTCTCTGTTAGCCTTTGTACGGGTGAAGTATATTCAAAACAGTACCTAATGTACTTGTCACTTCAAATAGCAAAGCTGTGCTCTAGAAACATGGCTGTTATGGTTAGGGGGTTGAGTTGATTCAACTTCCCATTCCCTTAAAACTCTGACATCTCTCTGACTATCCAGAATGGAGCAGGAACGGAGCACAACTTGTAGAGTTTTATGTGGAAGTGATTATTCTTCCCAGCAGAAGTATCAAAAGGCACTGGGCTTGCATAGTTACTGGACATTACCTGAGCGGTGGGTTTTTGCTCATGAACGTATCGATTGCCTTTTCATCCTCGGGGTTCATGATGACTTCCTCATAATACTCTTCCTTGACAATCGCTGCAGCTCTGTCCAGCGTGGGCCATTCATCATCCGAATCGGAGTCATAACCTTGACCTTTTGAACTTGTGCCTACAACACCAACACACATTAATAGCCACAAGCACCCTGGGGAATGGGGCAACTCTTCAAGTATTCATCCAATTACATTTTCCTATTTAATGGTCACTTTTTATTTTCACCCCCTTGGTTTAGCTTCCTCTGACCTTTCGCAAGAGGTCAGCCAGTGACGACCTCCACTGCTCCTTTGACCCAAACtcctgtagtggactcgccaacactaagggcattcaaatggtcattggatagatatatggacgataagggaatagtgtagatgggctttagagtggtttcacaggtcggcgcaacatcgagggccgaagggcctgtactgcgctgtaatgttctatgttcctgtaaGTGGCCGAGGGTTCTTTACTTCAAAATATAAAGCTGCAATTGATAAGGCAGCACAGAGCTGGAAATGTCATTGGCCAAGATGCCAATTTCCCATATTTAATATGGGCGTGCGGAGCCTTTTTGGTGTAATATCTGTATGTGTTTTCCCACAATAATCTCTGCTAAATAGGCCAAGTCAGAATTTCCACATCCGTACGAATGAggaggattaggccactcggccccacgagcctgctccaccattcaataaagtcatggctaatctgattgtaatcTGAGCCCTACATTCCTGCTGaccccgataatctttcacccccttgttaatcaaaactTTTACTTTGATTTGCCtgtattacttttttttttttaaacttggccTTAACTTAATAAACCTTACAAACATTGATAAACGTTACCAGTATTGATAAATCCAAATAATATATAACACACTTTACTAGTTGCAATAATAATCATTACTGAAAaggatcactccccccccccccccccccccaggtgcaatGAATTCCCACATGAACCCAATTCTCTGCTCACTCGGTCTCCATCTCATTCAGGCGTGATCTCTTGACCGTGCGTCGCTTACTGACCGTGCAGTTTGAAAGGATTCTCTTATAGACCCTTTGATGAGTCGCGAGATAGTTCAGCTTCCTGCCACAGAAATTACCACCAATTGAACCAACTTGTGATCTAAAGGCATCCTTCAGCCTCTCTGTGGAAGTCTTGTCTATTCATTAAGGTTGCgttctcctttttttttttttaaagaccacATTCAGTAGTTCCAGGCATGCAGCTCTGGACAATGaaaataaacattgtttattgAGAAATTCAGCTCGCCTCACTCTCCTGTCCTCTCGCCGTAACCCTGGGATCTATCCCATTCCCTCTCAAAAGCCTCGATGGAATctgcctccacctccaccaccctctaagGCAATGCATTCCTGATCACTACCACCCCCCATGTTTTTCTGTCgccattggttcttttgccaatcaccttcaaATCGGCGTCAACTGGTTCTTCACCCTTCTGCCAATGAAAACCGTTTCCCTCTATCCATCTACAGCAGAATCCCTGCTGTCCGGCATGCTCCAGGAATGGGAGGTACAGGTTACACCAGTTAACTGAGATCAAGGCGAGATCAGAGACAGCCGAGGGAAGACCTGAcgaaggtgtacaaaattataagaCCTAtagataggaaggaacctttccccttagcagagggtcaataaccaggggacatagatttttaacgtaaggggcaggagatttagatggGGATttaaggaaaatctttttcacccagagggtggcgggaATCTGGAATCACTGAAAGGGTTAaagtgcttcttaaatgttgcactTAACAGcagaggaaccctcacaacatttaagaagcatttataatctttattattgtcacatgtaggcttacactaacactgcaatgaagttactgtgaaaaaaccccagttgccacactccggcgcctgttcggatacactgagggagaattcagaatgtccaattcacctagcacgcacatctttcgggacttgtgggaggaaaccggagcacccggaggaaacccacgcagacacggggagaatgtgcagactccacacagacagtgacccaagacgggaatcgagcctgggaccctgtgaagcaacagtgctaaccacaaagaagaaaccaaaaagaaaatgctggaaaatctcagcaggtctggcagcatctgtagggggagaaaagtgcTAACATTTCGAATCCAGaagggtcatctgaactcgaaacgttagctcttttctctccctatagatgctgccagacctgttgagattttccggcattttctttttggtttcagattccagcaaccgcagtaatttgcttttatccagtgctaaccacatttatttgagcacttgaaacactatggcatacaaggctatgggccaagtgctagaaaatagGATTAAAATGGACAGATGCTTGATGGCCAGCAGACACAAATGGCCAAAGGGCCTCTTATTTAGCTGTAAAATTCCAGGGCTCTATCTAGGACCAGGGAGTTTCAACACAAACGGTTACGAGATGTTTATCAACTACCAAGGGAagataacagatttttgttttcagCACTTTGTAGAATGAATGTCACTTATTAACATTTTAATCAACCTTTTGTCCCAGGACTTTAAAAAGGCATGTGAGTAAATTTTGCTTTAAAGCCTatatcactgttgctgggtcaatatcCTAGACGATGACTTtataactccttccctaacagcactgtggatgtacctacacaaggggctgcagcggtccaagaaggcagtTCAACACCACTTACTTAAGGGCAATTaaggctgggcaacaaatgctggcctagccagcgatgccaacatcccattAACATATTGTTACAGGAGATCTGAACAAACTGTGCACAGCAGCAATCCACCTCAGTCGGTTGTACAACATGCTGTAACAGGGAGAGAAAAAAATCAAATAACAGCCTCCATTCAAAAGCTTGTTTTATTTTCCTATTCCTTCAGTTTCCGACTGACCTTCTACACATTTCTACCGTTTTCTGATATTACTAACGCTAGAGAATCACTTAAAATATtctgaagggggcagcacggtggcgcagtggttagcactgctgcctcacggtgccaaggtcccaggttcgatcccagctctgggtcactgtccatgtggagtttgcactttctccccgtgtttgcgtgggtttcgcccccacttctCGAAGatgtgctggggaggtggattggccacgctaacttgtcccctaattggaaaaaatgaattgggtgctgtaaaaaaaaatttaaatattcAGAACGATTAAATTGTTCGTTGGCAGAAAAACTGCTCCACCAAAGTCCCATTGTTTCAGTGTTGACAGAGTAGGACAGCCtcttcttctcccccacccccccaaccagcctGTTGGAAAACTCAATCATCTTTATAATGAAGGCTGCTTCTGCTGGGGGTTTGCATTTGGGTTCTGGCCacattttggggaggggggggggggggggggacatgaagactttggagagggtaggtgatatttactagaatggttccagggactGGAGAACTTGGTGTTTCCTCCTTCGCGCAGAGAAAGTTAAGAGGCGATTTGAGAGAAGCATTTAAAAGTGATGAAAAGTATAAGCGAGTGCTCAAACAGAAATTGTTCCCAATGGTTGAAGAAACTATaagcagagggcacagatttaaggagaTTCACAAAAGGGTCCAAGGCAACATGAGGAATAACTTTAGTTTCTTTACTCAACGGGTGGTtaaggtttggaatgcactgccccataGGGTGATGGATGCAGATTCAAtatctttcaaaaaggaattgatcAAGCATTTAACCAGCGATACAGGAGAAAGGGCGAGAGGGACTAACtggatagctctttgaaagagataGCACAGACTCACTGAGATGAATGGTCACATTTGGTGCTGCAGCATTCTCTGAAAACACAACAATATTTGTCAGCTATGATCACgcaatcagggcagcatggtattgGTTAGTCCTGTTGCTTCTCAGctgcaggatcccagattcgattcccgtcttgggtcactgcctgtgtggagtctgcacgttctccccgtgtctgcgtgggcttcctccgggtgctccggtctcctcccacagtcgaaagacatgcaggttaggtggattggctatgctaaattgcccttagtgtcccaataagagatagatggggttactgggtggtctttccaagggccggtgcagactcaatgggccgaatggcctcctgctgcactgtaaattctatcaccaCAGCACACAGAAATTGTAAATAGATTGTTGGTTTGTCAGCTTCTGTAAAGAAAACAGGATACTGCTTACAGTGAACACTTTACACAGGATCGACACCCAGACTGCTATGGTCTATGCTGGAGTTCATATTCCACACCATTTTCTTCTGACCTGACTTCATTTTAAACTCTAACATCTCCTATTTCTTTGCTGCTTGGGTGCTTATTTTCTAAATTCAAAAACTTCATTTTGTTCTGATTAAAAGAACTAATTTCAGAACTACTTGGGAACTGCCAGGCAGATTTAACACCAACCCTGTGActatctcttgctctctctctgtctgtctcactcttctGATCCTCTGCTGCATTCAGACCTCGTTGCAGACTCGGTTTCTCCTctgcacagaagctgccagacctgctgagctgccGCAGCatttgctgctccactctcccaccTACCCAGCACCGTAGTTTGGGCTCTCTCGCCTCTTcccttcctcttcccgactccatgctCTGCCTCCAGCTCCTCCTGCTGAATCCTGGCCTGCTCCAGGATCTTGCGGGACAGCCTCTCGTCCACGTACTCATCCTCGGCCTCCCGATCCCGGCCTCGCTTCTTGGTGCGGCTGACGGGCTTCACGGCGGCTCCCTGCAGGATTTGATCGGCCAGGGCCAGGCTCCTGGGCTCCGGGGCCCCTTTCGCCGCTTTAACCTTCGGCATCTTCGGCTAAAAACCCGCCCACCCTTTGACGTTAAAATAAAGAGAGGAATCCCCCCGGCCCGTTTCCCTGGGACAGCCACACGTGGCCCACATACCCAGCCAGCGCGCCTGCGCGCAATGTAACCATCTCAATGTAACACACCGCGCTCCACTCATTAGCATAGTCAATTTCATGCAGATTACAGCCTCATGCCCTACTCTCACCTGCTGCACCCACAGCCCAAACTCACCTCTTTGCTCATCCAGCCCAGCTCAGGAggcctttagaatcatagaatttacagtgcagaaggaggccattcagctcatcgagtctgcacgggctcatggaaagagcaccctacttaagcccaccctgcaccctatcgccataacgcagtaaccccacctaacctaaagggaaattagcctgcacatctttcgacttgtgggaggaagcaggagcacccggaggaaacccacgcagacacggggagaacgtgcagactccgcacagtgactcaggccgggaatcaaacctgggaccctggagctgcaaagcaactttgctaaccactgtgctaccgtgccgctccatcgTGGCTCTTTGGACGTGCTCATCTATTTAGACTTACTCCCCCACCCACCATCTTAACtctacaaataataataatctttattagtgtcacaagtaggcttacattgacactgcaatgaagttactgtgaaaatcccctagtcgccacattccggcacctgttcgggtacacagagggagaattcagaatgtccaattcacctaacaagcacgtctctcgggccttgtgggatgaaaccagagcaccctctcccttcacattttcatccaacgcTATTGAACTGGGTGGGCGacatagtagcatagtggttagcagtgttgcttcacagcgccagggcccaggttcgattcccggcccttggtcactgcccgtgtggagtttgcacattctgcccgtgtctgcgtgggtctcacccccccacatcccaaagatttgcagggtaggtggattagccacgttaaaATGACCCTTGGTGAaaaacattgggtactctaaatttattttttaataaactttTTCAAAaagttcaatgccctgatcccaccttccccccatatcccttgattcctttatccTCAAGGGCTAtatgtaattccttcttgaaattacacaatgttttggcctcaactactttctgtggtagcaaattccacagattcaccgctctctgggtgaagaagttccccctcac contains:
- the bysl gene encoding bystin gives rise to the protein MPKVKAAKGAPEPRSLALADQILQGAAVKPVSRTKKRGRDREAEDEYVDERLSRKILEQARIQQEELEAEHGVGKRKGRGERAQTTVLGTSSKGQGYDSDSDDEWPTLDRAAAIVKEEYYEEVIMNPEDEKAIDTFMSKNPPLRRTLADIIMEKITEKQTEVETVMSEFSGRPMPQLNPRVLDVYKGVREVLCKYRSGKLPKAFKIIPALSNWEQILYITEPETWTAAAMYQATRIFSANLKARMAQRFYNLVLLPRMRDDIAEYKRLNFHLYAALKKALFKPGAWFKGILLPLCESGTCTLREAIIIGSILTKCSIPVLHTSAAMLKIAEMEYNGANSIFLRLMIDKKYALPFRVIDSLVFHFLQFRTDKRDLPVLWHQSLLTFAQRYKEDLSSEQKESLLELLRTHCHSQISPEIRRELVNSKSRDVEVGMTMESLCLGSS